The genomic DNA ATCGCACTCTGGTCGTGACTTTCTCTAGCTTACAAAAACGGCTTCCGTTCGGCTGCAGTTTATCAATTGAGAaaactattggagggtaatgtgaagtgctaataGTCAATTCAGTTGAAATATAAgtactacacggccaacgtttgcaaaaacgtaacccttgcATGTACCAATCGAGAAATCTTTGCCGATGTCACTTTCTTATAAATGGAAATCGAGTTTGTTTGTCGAAAGAATCAAACTGGCTTCAAAGGTTCTAATTTAGTACATACTTTCTTTCTAAAGTTTGGGGAAAAGATGAGGTAAGACTGACTTGTATTGCTTTGGTCATATAGTTGATATCTGGATACCTAGTTTAATCCCTTTTCAGGTTGCTCGCAGGAAGAGTCAAGAGAGAAAAGCCCGAAGGTGCCTAGCTTCCCTCCTTCTATATTGAAGTGAGGTGAATGGTTCCTACAGGGAAGAGATCGTTTCTGTCAcctaataaaaaaatataatcgtaactattacaaaattctcgaatctgattggtttcttttcGCGCCTATTTGTCAAGTAATTGGCGAGCGAGCAAGTGAGTGTCCAATTCAGGTATACAAtttgaacaactccaaatagccaactttcacgatagcttatttaaattttgtattcccggtggggtaaaaataacaatagctccaattagcatgagacaagcaaaacctaaaggattctggtacttgtagtcaaatggcgtcatcatgcaaatgtgcTATTAGCTACCGGTAAATGGACACTTACGCCATTCGCGCGTCAATCACTGGCACTTGGATGGGGTCTCCATTGCTGTTTTCAATCGCACGATttctccctgaattgtactccactcagtccagTTACTATTACATATTCTTTACCTAAAGTTACAGTGTCTGACAAAAATTAACATTTCCAATTCTGATGGGCGTCTAATTCGGAACAAAAGAGCAGAGAACGCAGGAGCATGGACGGAGACAAGCTACCGAAAAATTTCAGCAACCTAAATAGCTTACAAAAACATTTGAATTCTTAGTATTGATGGTGGATATTAAACGTTCTAACTTTACTCAGTAATCAGAGTTTCATGTCAGTCACTGTAGTTGTAGAATTCAGTTTCTTCTTAGTTGTTTCCCTTTTTGTCTTCACTTGATCCCTAACCTCTTCTTGAAGACGAGAGAAGAAAGCTGAAGATGATTTCACAGCTTTATCGTTTCCATCATCTTTCAACAAAGACACGTTTTTCGACGTTTTGCTATCCTTTTCCAGTCTCTTTAAAGCTGCCTGTTTCGCGTACTTGTTTCCAAGCCCTGGCCTGAGCTTCTCTATAAGTTTCCTCCCTTTCAGTTTTTCCACGGCTCTTTGGTGCTGTCTTTGTTTCTTTGCCCTTCGCTCTCGCTTTCTATCGGTTTCTGTCAATTCTGTGGTTCCCTTCTGTTGCTTCTTCTTCTCGTGTACCTCTTCAGGAGCCAACATCATGGCATCGCTAACGGTTACAGGGGCGACTTCTTCCACTGATATCACAGGAACATTGCCGACCACTTTAAGCTCGGGTTTAAGCTGAAATAAAAACCAACTTTGCGTTTAGAGGGTCGTTAGACTGCACAGCGTTTATTTACTATGCAATGGTTTTCAAAGACGCAAAGTGTGGAGATTGCAAGCTTTCCCAACCAAGGGTCTTTAATATAAATACAAGCTGAGAGAGGGCTTATCAAATATGATGCAAGGAATTGGGACAGTAACCTTCTTGGTATAATTATTAAGTTTAACGTGCTTTGAGATACAAGATTGCGTCTTGCGTGGTCTATTCCACTTTGTAATCGCCTGCCCACGGAcataaattacttttaaataggtttttttttctcggaGATGGGGAATATATTATGTTCGCATTTTTTCAGGGCCCACGTCCAGTTCTAACCCGTTGGTCTTGTTCTTAAACAGCCGTCGAAGAAGGATGAGGGATTCACAACCAAAGGATGAAGAATGTTATAAAAAGTGGATCCTTCTCGGCCGCTTTAACTTTCGGCATGTCTCGATAGAAGGCTCGAATCGACATGTCTGACTGACGTCTCAACCTGTGTTTTGACTTTCTATCCTGAATTCAAATCTGAACTTGGCATCATAGACTTGTAGAGCAAGCCCACCTCAAATTGATCGTGTGGGGGCAGTGTGGCCTTGatatccggagatcccgggttcaagacccgctctgaccactcgacgtcgaatttgatcctggtagtccttggtttaacttcccagccgcacttgtaaatagccaactggtttgcctccagccagttgggattcttaacagttgttgttgttgttctgttctgtcgtttcgttgtgtttcattggccctgaaaagcccctatggggagcggtcaattaagtatgtattgtattgtattgtaaaggGTGCCAAGAGGCTTTGTAAAGCAGACGAGACAGGGAACAGTTCTTTCCAAAAGGAATAGCAAGAATTTTTAGATCAACAACACTTCGAGGAGCCTGTAGTTGCTTTACAAAGTGTCTGTCCACCTCACACTTTTGGTTCTTGTCGTTTTCTCCGGTTGACTTTCTTTGTACATGAAGTTCAAGAAAAGGTTATGAGCAAATTAAATGAGTGACTCACCGGTTTGGGAGTAAAATGAAAGTTGGACAAGGCATCTAACTTGGCGAAAAGCTTTGTCATCATTCTTTTGATCTCTTCGTGTTCTTCATTTTCCTTCTCTTCAGCTTCAACCTACAATGTGTCGATAAACAAATAGTCCGAATCCTACGTTAAACTTTTAATCACATAAATGGAGATGAACATATATCTTGAGTCACAAGAGGGGCAGCGTAGACGAGTGATTAGCGTGCggtctctgattggttgatgtcCAAGTTTGGACCGGGTTGCAACGTGGCAGTCGCTGGAGATTTCAATTGTGATTTAGTTCATTCACAGAGGTGACCCagcccggggggagggggggggggagggggggtgtgTCGTGAAATGACTTCATGAATTTGTTTCGTTGGATGGTACATCCGGACAGTACTGATTATGACCTTTGATGACTTGATTGACACTTAAGGCACGTGAATCGTTTTGTGTAACGGGTACCGCACCCTTTTATTAGTCGATCCAAATCAAATTGTAAGCGAGATCACTTTAAGCAAtggtaaaataaaacaattcaGTGACAAGTTCAATTTCtgcaattatttatttcttttccgGATCTGGCTAAAGCCAAGCGGTCTGCCTCCCATCATACATAGGGTTGTACAGGTAGAGTCCTCCCCAAGAAAATTAACTATtgtagggtaatgtgaagtgccgttttctacccatgtaaaccatgtgagacacaaggaaagagaaaaactcttcccaattccattagtagggctaacgctcacatggtttacatgggtagaaaacagcaCTTGACGTTACCCTACAATAGTTTATTCTGTTGAATcataaagtgctacacggccaacgtttgcaaaaacgtaactcTCCCCCAAGAATGCAGGATGATGACTTAAACGTTGTTTATGATAAatatcacaaagtgtcccttcaGCCTTCTCCTCAACTTCCAGAAACATCACTAAATTGTACGTCAAACTTTACTCCTCAGGCAACCATGAACAGTTAAGATAACCTCACTCTAAAAAACAACCCTTTATGCCGTTGTAAATAGGAATCTGGCATTTAGACACTTGTGCATTAATTTGATGAACATAAATGCTCAACGAGCCATTTCTTAATTTCGCTTttgattttcattaaaaaaacgATCGATTGAGTTCCTATGTGGTCCACTCCAAACTAAATCCGAACAATTTTATAAATACAAACAGCCGAATGGAGACGGGATTTTAAGTGATTCAGCCAAGGGCATGGGTAACTACATGGAGGAGGGAAAATTTACTTACTTACTGGAGGGGGGCATTGGGGTCTGCAGAAATGCGGTATCTGTTAATTTTTAGCGCGGTATTTCGGAAATTCTAGTCCAGGTGAAAGTTCGGAATTGCAGTATGATCAAACCCTACGGAAAGCGGTTctcgtacatgtatgttttggTTTACatctttttctctgtttttgttCACGGTATTCGGTGCAGAAATTGCGTTACGGAATTATTAGACTTCAATCCGGTTTCTCGCGGAAATACAGTACTGGGAAACCCCCAATGTTCCCCTCGTACTGTGAGcgagctaaaaaaaaaatgacaagcaGACTGCCGGACAGACAGATGAAAATATTGGCAGAAAGGCACACCCAACTAGTGAAAGAAAAGAGTTTGaagtgtttgaaaaaaaaacaagcctaCTGTTTCTGTTCTGAATTGATTTAGGTGGTTCTtagggggtggggtggggagtTGGTATAAGTTTGAAGAGCATCTTCAAGTACACTGTCACAATCTCTTTTGAAATGCCAACTCAAGTGCAAAGTCCCACAACATTTGCAAAAGTTTTGTAGTCACACTCTGTAAAAGAGGATAAACTATACTCAGCTTATTCATGATATCTTGTCTGTGCTTCAAGGCATTGGTCTGTAATGCCATAGCACTGTTATCAACTGTACCTGTGTTTGTTTGAGGTACTCTTGTTCATAAATCTGACTGAGGCttaatttgcttttttcttGGTCCAATGGTATCTTTTTCTTGTACTCAAATGGTTCTGTCACCGGCTTCACCTTTCGTTCAACATCATCCCAGGCCTGTTatgatgaaaaaagaaataggGTCCCCTCATGTGATTCTTGGAGTTACCTTCACcaacttacatgtacaggtgTACATGTAAACGTTGATCAGCATAATGTTCAGGAAAGCTAATCATCAtcttgaaattattatttttataataaCAAACTCAGTAACCCTTATCATTTTTGACAAAGCTTTACTAAAATGAAGTGAAAATGTCAGACTGTTAGTGTTACCATACCTGGTCCTTAATTCTCTGCTTTACAATGTCTTCCAATTGTTGAGTTGTTTCCTCTGTTATATCTGGAgctattttcaaaaaattgtgaaGCAACATTTAGCCACAGATCACATGGATAGAAGAAGTTCTGGTAGTCAAGTACCTGCACATGCAAGTCACACCATactgtaacaatttttttataatGACCATCATATTTTCAAAGACTGTCTCCCACTCTATTTTCAATGTTGAAACACAAGTCCAGTGGATGGAAAATAATAAGTTTGTGAAATACCTTGccacaaatacatgtatgtcacaatccttgaaaaaaattaccttgGTTATACTTTCAAAAGAACTACCTACAATCCTTCAAGGCCAGGTGTGGTGTTTTTGTGGTGAGTTGTCATgggttgattgtttagtatgcGTCTGTAGCACATATAAATGACCGAAGTACTTTCTTACACGTAACGGTAAGTTTCAGTTTTAATGATAtgcaaaactgaaacaactttTCTTCATCATTTTTTCATTGCAACAGCAAAATGCTGAAAATGCCCCTACCAGCAGCTGTTGCATGATCAAAGCTGACATCTTCTTCCAGTAAACTGTTGATAGGTCGCACATTCCCTCCTGCTTCACCAGACATCTGCCAGGGTTTGGGGGCTACGTTTGCATTTTCCAGCTTATCAATGTTCTGCttcaactgaaaaaagaaaacggttGCTAGGATTAGAAATTTACACACAGCATGTAAAGATTACTATTGATTCAAGGAAGAATTCTTGCTGCAAACAGAAGCATACTTTTTGGACAGACCCACTATGAAATCTATTTCTTATAAAACATACAAAATTTGTAATAATATTTACCATATTATTAATTCTTGACCCTTGAGGCTTTCAAAAACTGATGTGGTCATACTGTACCTTTTGTTGTTTCTTCTCAAAACTGGAAATTGCTTTTTCCTTCTCTCCAAGACCCATTCCATGTTCACTGTCCGCAACCATAGCTTCACCTTTCTCCACAAGCTCTTGCTcattttcactcattttttcatcatcttcatcttcaccTTCTCCATCAGGTGGATCAAAAAAGTCAGCATACTTCATTTTTCTGGCAGatatccttttctttttccttcctttctgtttttttctattCACATGTATAGACAGAGAAAACACAAAAGTGGAAATTATATATGCTCTGTATTTTTCATAATCATTATAATTGGATGTAGCAGCTATCATTTCAACTACTTTTTAGTTTTGCAACTTTGCTTAACAGTGCAATTAATTTTGATACATAGATGTACATGCATGTGCTAAGACCATATTTGCTTCACCACAGATTAAAAATCAATACTTCAGTGATAAATATACCACATAGGCAAGTGTGTTAGACTTTCTCACTGAGGTGAGCCAACAGAACTCATCAACTAAGCACAATTCTTTACAGCAAAAaggtaaaaggaaaaaaggttAGCCAGTTACCTCTGCACTGCACTTATGCCCACGAATGCTACTAATTAGATGaatgcccaattttgatatccaataCGAAGTGTACGAACTGTAAGCATAATTTCTTCCCTATATTTCTAACAAAAAGGTTAGGGCAAAGGTCAATAACagcagtttatccttacttgaagaGCCTTGGGGGACACTTTATgacgttaataataataataataataataataataataataataataataataattataatagtaataataataataataataataatgtgtggctccagaaaatatccatacccccaccacggaagactttTTAATttgcaccccccctccccccaggattTTCCGTTCCTGGGGGGTTTTtgatgacccccccccccctcccctcaggaatttccagaatttttttacttataaaaaagaaagtgaattaGTTACATAATTGCAGCAAaattttattacaacagtgtaaacattaagcttaacttttagaaaaatataacgctttgttaagctcattaTCCACCTTAACTTTTAGCTTCTTCGCCATCAACTTTGCAAAGCGTAGTAGTGGTTGCTAATGACTTCCACAGATAACTCATTGTTTCAGATGCCCCATCTGACCCCATCTTCTGTTAGACACTGATTGAAAGCATATCTACAGGTGATAacttaaacccattgactcccaggagtgagACTTTATACACTTTACTCCGTCGTCTAAAACCAGATGATATTATGCACCAATAGTGGGGGCCCTTCAGGAGTCAGTGGATTAACAAGCTCTACATTCACTCAAAAGCTATGtccccttaacccattgactcttaggagtgagacttgatagattttacagggacggatctagggggagggtgcaggtaGTGTGCACACACCTCCTCTCCCCCCGAGATGACCTGCAGcattctaatacaactggtattctggaagaaaaacaaacataaCCAGTCAGCCAccccattccttagtggtgcaccccaGGCTAGGAAAAATTCTGGATCTGCACctgttttactctgtctaacacctcAAATTTTTTTACTCAAATTTTCTAATGCCAGATGCTTTTACTTGtcattggggggggggggggggggaaaacaATGAGTTAAATTCCTTTTAATGCTGATACAACaagaaaactacatgtattatgcAGGCTACTGTATGCACCTTCCAAAAAGAGACTCAGTCGCGCTAAGAGCTTTACTCCAGTCTTCATCCTCCTCATCTTCCTTGTTGCTATCAATGTCCATAAAGTAATCAACAAGCTCACTGTCACTCTCATCGCTGTCTTCATTGTCATCATTTTCCATCCCTTGGGTTTTCTTTTTATGTGCTCTTTCAAATCGTCTATCTTCTCTGTCTAAGAATTGAATCATGTCtgaaagtttgaagaaagtgTCATCTACCTGAGTCCTTTTTGCGGAATATGtgtgttttcttttctgtttacTCTCAATGGttctttttcctttaacaagacggtcatagtcatcatcatcctcctcttcctcttcgtcctcatcctcatcatcatcatcatcatcatcatcatcgtaacTGCCATCCTCATCATTACCAAAATCATTTACTCCATTTTCGCCATTTTTATAATGATTTAATTCCATGTCAACACTCTCTGCTTCTGAATCACTTTCAGACAATTCATTCTTAAGGTGATTTCCATACGCATCTCCCAAACTATTCCTTGCGCTTAAAAGTGTAAGGTTTTTAGCGTTTTGTGTCACGTTCTGAACGTCTCTTTTCCCAAGTGTCAACAACGGGCCATTCTGTAGCTCAATTTCTTGCCAAATTTGTTCCAGATCAAAATCATCCACCAAAAGTTCCTGTAATGGACACGTGCCTGCCAAAGATCGGCTACCATTTAGTTCGTCCTTCTTGCAAAAATCAAATATTTCCTTGACTACAGCAAGATTCTCCTTCTCAAGAGAGATGGGAGGTTTGAGATACGCTTCCGGACGACTGAAAGTATTCTCGAACCGCGAAATTATGGACACAAGGGAGGCCATTGCCTCATTGTCGTCCGCCATGATGGCTTCAATGGCTTGCTCGGTTCTAGTCTCTTGCAAGATGATAGCAGCTGAGAACCTGGTTCAAAGTTTCAAAGCGCTGTCACTTTATTTAATACTTCATCAACCTGATGGCGGATGCGGATTCCGACAGCCAAGAGTTAACATTTTCAAGTCAAAAGAATCCGTCCAAAGATGCCTTGAAGGGAAAACGAAAAGGTAAAGATGATTAGCCAGTTTCCAAAGTCTATTCCTTGGGTGAAAAACATTTCcatctatttttaattttgcgCTCAACGTGGTTGATTCGCTTGGTTTCGTCCATTTTCGTCGCACCCTGCATTGATTTTCGACGGAACAGAAAGTTAATAATTTAAGAGACGAGACACACGGAAGCCTAAACAGCAAGATTGAAATATATTCGATTTTATAGTTTCCGGTGGTAATTCGATACATAGAGTTATACAATCTGCTTTTCTCCCGAATTAAAAAGAGATGTGTTTGGGTGCATCTTTTGAGTCCGTCTAACATGCGTGAGGAAGAGGACACCTTCAAATTTATTCTTACATTTTCGATCACGTATATAATGTCAGGGTTGTGATTGTGTCATCAATGATTCCTTTTAATTACTTCGTGTCTTTGGGgggaattttctttcaaatcatttggttttttcagaaaaagaaaca from Montipora capricornis isolate CH-2021 chromosome 2, ASM3666992v2, whole genome shotgun sequence includes the following:
- the LOC138023031 gene encoding U3 small nucleolar ribonucleoprotein protein MPP10-like; protein product: MADDNEAMASLVSIISRFENTFSRPEAYLKPPISLEKENLAVVKEIFDFCKKDELNGSRSLAGTCPLQELLVDDFDLEQIWQEIELQNGPLLTLGKRDVQNVTQNAKNLTLLSARNSLGDAYGNHLKNELSESDSEAESVDMELNHYKNGENGVNDFGNDEDGSYDDDDDDDDDEDEDEEEEEDDDDYDRLVKGKRTIESKQKRKHTYSAKRTQVDDTFFKLSDMIQFLDREDRRFERAHKKKTQGMENDDNEDSDESDSELVDYFMDIDSNKEDEEDEDWSKALSATESLFGRKKQKGRKKKRISARKMKYADFFDPPDGEGEDEDDEKMSENEQELVEKGEAMVADSEHGMGLGEKEKAISSFEKKQQKLKQNIDKLENANVAPKPWQMSGEAGGNVRPINSLLEEDVSFDHATAAAPDITEETTQQLEDIVKQRIKDQAWDDVERKVKPVTEPFEYKKKIPLDQEKSKLSLSQIYEQEYLKQTQVEAEEKENEEHEEIKRMMTKLFAKLDALSNFHFTPKPLKPELKVVGNVPVISVEEVAPVTVSDAMMLAPEEVHEKKKQQKGTTELTETDRKRERRAKKQRQHQRAVEKLKGRKLIEKLRPGLGNKYAKQAALKRLEKDSKTSKNVSLLKDDGNDKAVKSSSAFFSRLQEEVRDQVKTKRETTKKKLNSTTTVTDMKL